Proteins encoded together in one Diabrotica undecimpunctata isolate CICGRU chromosome 3, icDiaUnde3, whole genome shotgun sequence window:
- the LOC140436746 gene encoding uncharacterized protein, with translation MVRSCSVVGCKTRNSKTEHVFRFPMAFEEKKKNWEKALRRKDFSATNNSGVCYKHFRPEDFKENCARLRLKPNAVPSIFEQFSKQLQIKKRKPRRVLDRNPSSLITRQIKNVKPVQTQSVPSTSTKENKPRRVLDRNTSVSSTIQMPNVEPVQTQSVPSTSSEENKPGRVLDRNASVSSTIQISKVEPVPSQSVPNRPVQSQSIPSTSTKENKPGRVLERNTSVSSTIQMPNVEPIQTQSVPSTSTKENKPGRVLDRNASVSSTIQISKVEPVPSQNVPNTPVRSQTIPSTSTCSTAVENKERMVVDNDNVNFYISIKDEFKRLNDSEKKFKKLKIRYKLNLEKYQKKIRILNQKLRRKSKKIDNMKEIIQNLKGFVEMELSEKLSNQFGGIAGNILEIVIENPKIENNEVVLSIP, from the exons ATGGTTCGATCATGCAGTGTAGTTGGTTGTAAAACAAGAAATTCCAAGACGGAACATGTATTTCG GTTTCCAATGGCTTTTGAAGAGAAGAAAAAGAATTGGGAAAAAGCTCTAAGAAGAAAAGATTTCTCTGCTACAAACAACAGCGGTGTATGTTATAAACACTTTAGACCAGaagattttaaagaaaattgtgcTCGGCTTAGATTGAAACCTAACGCTGTACCATCAATCTTTGAACAATTTTCCAAGCAActtcaaataaaaaaaaggaaacctAGAAGAGTATTGGATAGAAATCCTTCTTCTTTAATTACGAgacaaattaaaaatgttaaaccTGTTCAGACTCAGAGTGTACCAAGTACTTCAACTAAAGAAAATAAACCTAGAAGAGTATTGGATAGAAATACTTCTGTTTCGAGTACTATACAAATGCCAAATGTTGAGCCTGTTCAGACTCAGAGTGTACCAAGTACTTCATCTGAAGAAAATAAACCTGGAAGAGTATTGGATAGAAATGCTTCTGTTTCAAGTACTATACAAATTTCAAAAGTAGAACCTGTTCCAAGTCAGAGTGTACCAAATAGACCTGTTCAGAGTCAGAGTATACCAAGTACTTCAACTAAAGAAAATAAACCTGGAAGAGTATTGGAGAGAAATACTTCTGTTTCGAGTACTATACAAATGCCAAATGTTGAGCCTATTCAGACTCAGAGTGTACCGAGTACTTCAACTAAAGAAAATAAACCTGGAAGAGTATTGGATAGAAACGCTTCTGTTTCAAGTACTATACAAATTTCAAAAGTAGAACCTGTTCCAAGTCAGAATGTACCAAATACACCTGTTAGGAGTCAGACTATACCAAGTACTTCAACATGTTCCACTGCTGTGGAAAATAAAGAAAGAATGGTTGTTGACAATGATAATGTTAATTTTTATATATCCATAAAAGATGAGTTCAAAAGACTTAACGAttctgaaaaaaaatttaaaaaattgaaaattcggtataaattaaacttggaaaaataccaaaaaaaaattcgAATTTTAAACCAGAAATTGcgaagaaaaagtaaaaaaattgataatatgAAGGAAATAATTCAAAACTTGAAAGGCTTTGTTGAAATGGAACTTAGTGAAAAGTTGAGTAATCAGTTTGGGGGTATAGCTGGAAACATTTTAGAAATTGTGATTGAAAAcccaaaaatagaaaacaatgaGGTGGTCCTGTCTATACCCTAG